A single genomic interval of Corvus cornix cornix isolate S_Up_H32 chromosome 1, ASM73873v5, whole genome shotgun sequence harbors:
- the CD99 gene encoding CD99 antigen isoform X1, producing MRRWRLLLFPVLLAVLVSVRGQDDFSLGDALLEGTTKKPLTTQKTPPSDLDDFDLVHALGPDDPKPPPPTNPRDTDNPKRDHPKGSDTLSDFDLLDDSLPKGGSDGSGGNGKIAERKGPTPKSGQENEASQGAIAGIVSAVAATVIGAVSSFIAYQKKKLCFKQSDEENVNMESHRGAQSEPPVQRTLLEN from the exons ATGCGGCGCTGGAGGCTCCTTCTCTTCCCGGTGCTCCTCGCCGTCCTGGTCTCCGTCAGAG GCCAAGATGACTTCTCCTTAGGAGATGCACTTTTGGAAG GAACTACAAAGAAGCCTCTTACAACTCAGAAGACACCACCATCAGATTTAG ATGATTTTGACTTGGTCCATGCTCTTGGTCCTG ATGATCCCAAGCCACCTCCTCCTACAAATCCTAGAGACACTG ATAACCCCAAGCGAGATCACCCTAAAGGCTCTG ACACATTAAGTGATTTTGATCTATTGGACGACAGTTTACCAAAAGGAGGAAGTGATGGCAGTGGCGGCAACGGTAAGATAGCAG AACGAAAGGGCCCAACTCCAAAAAGTGGCCAAGAAAATGAGG cttctcagGGAGCAATAGCTGGAATTGTAAGTGCTGTGGCTGCTACTGTGATTGGAGCAGTATCTAGTTTCATTGCTTACCAGAAGAAGAAACTCTGTTTCAAGCAAAGCG atgaAGAGAATGTGAATATGGAAAGCCATAGAGGAGCGCAATCTGAGCCACCTG tTCAGCGCACACTTCTGGAGAACTAA
- the CD99 gene encoding CD99 antigen isoform X2, whose translation MRRWRLLLFPVLLAVLVSVRGQDDFSLGDALLEGTTKKPLTTQKTPPSDLDDFDLVHALGPDDPKPPPPTNPRDTDNPKRDHPKGSDTLSDFDLLDDSLPKGGSDGSGGNERKGPTPKSGQENEASQGAIAGIVSAVAATVIGAVSSFIAYQKKKLCFKQSADEENVNMESHRGAQSEPPVQRTLLEN comes from the exons ATGCGGCGCTGGAGGCTCCTTCTCTTCCCGGTGCTCCTCGCCGTCCTGGTCTCCGTCAGAG GCCAAGATGACTTCTCCTTAGGAGATGCACTTTTGGAAG GAACTACAAAGAAGCCTCTTACAACTCAGAAGACACCACCATCAGATTTAG ATGATTTTGACTTGGTCCATGCTCTTGGTCCTG ATGATCCCAAGCCACCTCCTCCTACAAATCCTAGAGACACTG ATAACCCCAAGCGAGATCACCCTAAAGGCTCTG ACACATTAAGTGATTTTGATCTATTGGACGACAGTTTACCAAAAGGAGGAAGTGATGGCAGTGGCGGCAACG AACGAAAGGGCCCAACTCCAAAAAGTGGCCAAGAAAATGAGG cttctcagGGAGCAATAGCTGGAATTGTAAGTGCTGTGGCTGCTACTGTGATTGGAGCAGTATCTAGTTTCATTGCTTACCAGAAGAAGAAACTCTGTTTCAAGCAAAGCG cagatgaAGAGAATGTGAATATGGAAAGCCATAGAGGAGCGCAATCTGAGCCACCTG tTCAGCGCACACTTCTGGAGAACTAA